In Bemisia tabaci unplaced genomic scaffold, PGI_BMITA_v3, the genomic window cagctagacctaaagtgttcagatgctcaatctgaaaacttcagagatccatgtgacctaaactttgggtcccacacACGaggttttcttctccgtgtttGCACCCTTCCGCACACGTACGGTGGGGTTCCGCACGACGTATGGGTCGTAAAGATCCGCATCCCTCCCTCATTTCTTTGACGACGAGTCAGAATGAAACAACACATTGaaattccttttcttttcttttctttttttttgcttgctTGTAGCTTGATGTAACatcgttttttccttatttgaCAGAACATTTTGTCAcccctctaacgtaagggcgtgtcTCAATTTCCACAGGAGCCCTGTTTCACGCATGATttcatgctttttggggctcattcTTAAATCGAGATAaactcttacgtcagaggggcgacgatttgaggggctcggaggacaggACGCATTATATGTGTAGTTTTGGAAAGGTATtagggtcattccacgcctaggtagtccgaggggtaattttttttccccctccaaatgacccaacgatatttatttttggactccttaatactcctagtttttggaaatatatgtggtttacctccgttttgttttttttctcgcaatttttacgTGTTTTGTAACCCCGTTGCTTAGCTTTatcctactgtaaaaagagtgacagtttagtagcaatgttttctggtgttcccgccaaaaccaagtttcaggttatgcttgcagttgtcaagaaactgattcaatgtgctcctgcaaagtttcaatttttaaaagtaattactgtatattatatgtaacttttaaaacttagtgtactgactgtcacacccgttacgctaAACATaggttttttaatgtaactattttaattcatgtcattttgagatgccaattttttccgtacgtcttcaagtcaagtacagctttggagtattttttccaaatttttatttcaacaattgatGGGCCAAAaagcgtaacgggtgtgacacgttacgggtgtgaccaatgagaagaggcttcaagtatgcagatgttgcctcacttctcaccattttttctatggttatcacaagaaatacactcatatgcataaTTAGAGGTTATGTATACCTctaataagagagagatagccaacttttttgccatatttcagtatttaaagtgaatacaccttatctcaaaaggacttcaaatagaACTCGTTGAATTCTCTccaatttgattgaaatattttcactttactataggcccagacctaccgtgccagggttttttttttggttaatttgggcCATGCGAGGTCCAGTACTGCGGGGACGAAAGGGGAATCCTGGGTTAcccgaagaaaagccctgggacggtaggtctgggccaccctgtagaaaaatgtagttttggcatgttctacattaaaatgcgtcatattgctgattgatttactgcttaggattgcctacaataagagtatgagaagaaaagtaggtttttgaacttttaaactctctcaaaAATGATGGACCCCAGAGAGACAATtcgtcacacccgttacgtcacacccgtgaCGCAagcggtaggtctgggccaccttgtagaaaaatgtagttttggcatgttctacattaaaatgcgtcaaatttctgattgatttactgcttaggattgcctacaataagagtatgagaagaaaagtaagtttttgaacttttaaactctctcagaaatgatggacctcagagagacaatttgTCACACCCGTGACGCAAGCGGTAGGTCTAggccaccttgtagaaaaatgtagttttggcatgttctacattaaaatgcgtcaaatttttgattgatttactgcttaggattgcctacaataagagtatgagaagaaaagtaagtttttgaacttttaaactctctcagaaatgatggacctcagagagacaatctgtcacacccgtgACGCAAGCGGTATAGGTCTAggccaccttgtagaaaaatgtagttttggcatgttctacattaaaatgcgtcaaatttttgattgatttactgcttaggattgcctacaataagagtatgagaagaagagtaagtttttgaacttttaaactctctcagaaatgatgaaCCTCAaagagacaatctgtcacacccgttacgtcacacccgttacgcaaactttccacttttcaaggaaagaaaaacagataatcggaaacggatcatcggcagttgaagcaaaaacccttggcttcatcatataatttaatcagatttttacattcataaaattcgctgagtttccactttacactcactgaggaaaaactcacttccaaaatcggtcacacccgttacgcatgccttttaattttttctgaggaatggaacaaagtaaaaaacaatttctgataaactgaaatgatctataaaaaaagttctttctgctactgcagataattttttaattaaaccccaagaaagagttcaaatttttgtttaaagttaaattgttgtcacacccgttacaatggaatgacccATTAATGGTTTTAAGTAAAACTTGTCTTAATTCGctccgaaattccaattttcaagtctCAAAACGTCAGTTTGAACTCTCTATCCGCGCCacgaggatccatgtaatttcgaaacttcaaacatgcaTGTCTCGAAGcagcaaaaactacacttatgcgccttgtccaccAAGGCCCTTGATTGCATGCGCTTATCTAGCTCAAAACTTTTCACGTATATAGGTTTGATTCTGTTTCTTTGTTAAAACCATTGATTCTATGCAAGACTGGTCTGGTGGGTTAATCTGGTCGTAGTTTTGCGGTCAGACTGGGTCGATGTCAAGTTCACCTGCTGAAGACGGAAGTCATTGGTCGCCGATCAGTCTTTATTTCGTGAATTTGAccttttcatgaaaatatgtTCCAAACTTATCAAAAAGTTAGACAAACATGTTACCAAGATAACTTCTACTCTCCTGTTGACTCTTATCAATTTCAGCGTGTGAAGAAGGCATAAGGAGCATAGATACTCATTGTTCGATTCTCAATTCCACGTATTATCACCGCACCTCCATGGTACTTTTAGGTAGCTTATATCATCGAAAAATTTGCGAAAAGTTAAAGTAAAGTTGCGCCCCTGCTGAGTTCTTGATTGATACTTTGATGTAAATGTATTATAAAttgaaaacattcattttttactgTTGAGTTACTTCAGGAGTTTTTTGTGCGTTTAACAAGTTTgggtaaaattttcataaggAATCACATCTTATTGGAGTCTAATTTCAATCCTCTCTTTGTGACTCATTTAGCCACTCGTTTAAAGTATTAAAGTATtaatttaaacttttgaaagtaTAACTTACCGTCAATAAGCTCTGGGTTGGGAGCATAATGCAGATGCCCAGTGTACCCGTGACTGGAAACAATgacttgtttatttttgatgaaaggtGCATTCTGTAACGTTGTTGTATCATTTTCTTTCAACTGGTAgccattgtaattttttatccgCCTGAAAAACGATACAGTCATTATTCCAAATTATTAGTATATTGTGCTACAGTCTTCGCTTTTCTTAAATAACTATATTTATCCAGTCAAAAAGTGAATACAAGAGTCCAATAGTAATCCAACCTCTTCAGAGTTGCCTAAATTGGCACTTAATGAAGTGAATACGTATCCACTGACTTTCTCCTCTCTAGTGAGAGAATTGAGTTCCCTTACAGGCAATTAATCACATGAAATTGTGTATCACTATAGGACCAATACGTTTCAAATCAGAGCTGAAATTCGGCTATTCTTGTGCACCTCGTGCCACGCGTTGAATGTGATTCTATTCCTATTACAATGCTATTTTTCACTGACTCGCTGTGTTTTGAAGGTTGTTTAATATAATGTAGCTCTCATCATATTCTGTAAATATTAGGAGTGATATTATTGAGATTGGACCTAATATCTTTCAAGTCCGACGGCTCTTTTGTCACTTCATTTCGCCTTGTTAAGAGAACGACCTCCTCCTATATCATGCAATAAGATTATTGCAGTTTAAAAGTTTCGTTTCATTCAGATCGCCTTCATTTCGCAGCGTAGACCGCTTCAACGAATTTCATGTATGATAAGTTGTATGCGCCTGTAATTGAAGGGTTTTTAAATCCACGCGATACCAGTGTATGCCTCGCCACTACGGTATGGagataaaacacattttttaaacGACTTTCCTTAAAGTTGCATTACTTATAAACACCTGAATAATGATTAAGATCTGTAACAAAGGGATTAACACAACAAAAAGAGTATAGATTCTACTTCACATTCATACCACTCTGCTTGGTAGGGAGGCACTGGTAAGAAAATTATTtccggatttcattttgaaattcttggcagtgaaattaGGGTCCACTAAATTACAACGaacttcttctttttgttttactgtctcgttttaaaaaaatcatttttgtacGTCCCTTCAATATAATAAAATGTTgccgaaattattattttatactCCCAAATGGTCATTAATAATACCTAAACGCTCTCTAAAATCAATGAATGTACGACTGAGTTTATTAAGAACACATATAAAGAAGCCTCTGGCTCAGCACAAACCTGTTGTAAAGATGGAAGGTAATATTTACATTCGGACATTCTTCTGGTGGTTTGGGACAGTTTGATGACCTCTCTAATACACCTATACTGAACACATAATC contains:
- the LOC140225983 gene encoding uncharacterized protein, whose translation is MALPLFKIIIGCTIILSDYVFSIGVLERSSNCPKPPEECPNVNITFHLYNRRIKNYNGYQLKENDTTTLQNAPFIKNKQVIVSSHGYTGHLHYAPNPELIDGKLYFQKFKLIL